In the genome of Bacillus thuringiensis, the window GTTCTCATACTAATAGAAAACAATTTAAACAATTAGAAGAAGAACTTCAAATTAAGATTCATGTTATTTCTTTATTAGAAGGCAGTATTCATACAACTGGCCAACCATTAAATATTGCAAAAACAGATATTCAAATTAAAGAAACAAAACCTGATTTCAAAAAGCATACCCTTACCTGCCCAACATCACCCTATACATCAAATTATATAAAATATACTGGGCGATTCGGCATTTCAGCATATGAACAAAAGCACATTCATTCTTTCGCTCAAGAAGCAGGAAGAACTTTAAATAGAGAAAGAATTGGAAAACGAACACTTTGTCTCGGAACGGGTGAATTTATGTATATCCCAATGAAAATTGCTGCTGAAATGGGCGAAAATATTTTATATCAATCTACAACACGAAGCCCTATCCATCCTGTTTCAAATGATGTGAACTACGCCATTCATAATCATTTCTCATATCCAAGTCCTGAAGATTCTACTATTACAAATTACTTCTATAATATTTCACCTTATGATTACGATGAAGTATTTGTTTTTATTGAACGTGATTTAGGAGAAGAAGCCCTATCTCCACTTCTACAGCAGTTACAAACAGTTATTCCCTTTATTCATATCGTCTCATTTTCAAATAGCATAGAAAAGGAAGGTTGATAATTATGGTAAAAGTAAATTCTCATATTAGTAGTTACAATCCAAATGATGCTATTTTTCTATTAAAAGATATTAGTGATTTAATGAAAGAAAGCTCCACGGAAACTAGAGAACAAGCAATTCAAGCTGGCACACATTATTCCGAAATGTTACCAATGGAATATAAACCATCTAAAGCGTATATGGATTTATTCTTTTTTTCCCTGCAACAATACAAACACAAACTAGCCATCGCTGTTGGAGTTGTCGCCGAACAAATTATACAGACTAAAGGAACTAACCTTGTCCTCGTTTCATTAGCTCGTGCTGGTACACCTATTGGCATTCTTATAAAACGCTACATACGCTATCAATACAACCTTGATGTACCTCACTATTGTATTTCTATTGTTCGCGGACGCGGTATTGATGAAAATGCACTCCATTATATTTTGGAACATCACCCTAAAGAAACAATTCAATTCATTGATGGGTGGACTGGGAAAGGTGCAATAAAAAAAGAATTAGAATATGCAGTACACACATTTAACGAACGAAATAATACACACATTTCTCATTGTATGGCTGTGCTTGCTGATCCCGGTTACTGTACTTCAATTTACGGTACACGTGAAGATTTCCTTATTCCTAGCGCTTGCTTAAATGCAACCGTCTCTGGACTAATTAGCCGCACTGTACTAAATGACACCTATATCGGTCCAAATGATTTTCATGGTGTTAAATATTATAAAGAGCTAGAACAAGAAGATTTATCAAATTTCTTCATTGATGAGGTAACAGATTTATTCCCTTCTGTTCATTCTCATATAGATAATCAATTACGTTATATTGCTTCAACTTACACGGATCCCTCTTGGCAAGGATTAAAAGATATACAGTCTATCCAAAATCACTTTGAAATTGACGATATTAACTTAATTAAACCAGGAGTCGGTGAAACAACTCGCGTATTACTCCGGAGAATACCGTGGAAAATTTTAATACGTAAGCAAAACAATCCCGATTTAAAGCATATTTTACTTCTTGCTAAAGAAAAGAATGTCCCTATTGAAATCTATGAGAATATGGCTTATTCATGTTGCGGGCTCATTAAGCCTCTTAAGAGGGAAACGATATGATTTTCGCCAGTGATCTTGATCAGACGCTTATTTATTCCCGAAAATCGTTTCGTGCCCCTATAGAAGATGGATCAATTCAACTCATTGAAACTTTAGATGGGAAAGAAATTTCTTTCATATCACATAAAACCATTTCACTACTAAAAAAATTGCAACTGCACTCACATTTCATCCCAGTTACAACAAGAACTATTGAGCAGTTTCAGCGTATTTCTTTATTCCAAGACGAAATCATTCCCGAATACGCCATTACAAGTAACGGCGGTAATATCCTTCATAACGGTAAACAAGATGGTACTTGGAACAGGATAGTAAAAGAAAGACTATCGTTTGAATGTATAGAGAGAAACGACATACTAAAGGAATTTGGGCAAATAGCTCATAAAGATTGGGTTACATCACAAAAAACAGCTGATGATCTATTCCATTATTGCATCGTTAAACGAGAGAACATTCCTTATGATGAATTATCATCCTTCACTTCCTGGTTAGACAAACAAGGCTGGAATCATTCACTTCAAGGTAGAAAGCTATACTTTGTACCAAAACCAATTAACAAATGGGACGCCGTGCAATATATAAAAGAAATTTTGCAAATAGATACGATTATTACAGCTGGGG includes:
- a CDS encoding HAD family hydrolase, whose translation is MIFASDLDQTLIYSRKSFRAPIEDGSIQLIETLDGKEISFISHKTISLLKKLQLHSHFIPVTTRTIEQFQRISLFQDEIIPEYAITSNGGNILHNGKQDGTWNRIVKERLSFECIERNDILKEFGQIAHKDWVTSQKTADDLFHYCIVKRENIPYDELSSFTSWLDKQGWNHSLQGRKLYFVPKPINKWDAVQYIKEILQIDTIITAGDSLLDLCMLEKANHAFAPLHGELGAMHDNLQSHILKTDAIGIYAAEEIVNKSLQIIHSSLPTSRS
- a CDS encoding cysteine protease StiP family protein, with translation MVKVNSHISSYNPNDAIFLLKDISDLMKESSTETREQAIQAGTHYSEMLPMEYKPSKAYMDLFFFSLQQYKHKLAIAVGVVAEQIIQTKGTNLVLVSLARAGTPIGILIKRYIRYQYNLDVPHYCISIVRGRGIDENALHYILEHHPKETIQFIDGWTGKGAIKKELEYAVHTFNERNNTHISHCMAVLADPGYCTSIYGTREDFLIPSACLNATVSGLISRTVLNDTYIGPNDFHGVKYYKELEQEDLSNFFIDEVTDLFPSVHSHIDNQLRYIASTYTDPSWQGLKDIQSIQNHFEIDDINLIKPGVGETTRVLLRRIPWKILIRKQNNPDLKHILLLAKEKNVPIEIYENMAYSCCGLIKPLKRETI